In Oryzias latipes chromosome 15, ASM223467v1, the following proteins share a genomic window:
- the ppp1r3c gene encoding protein phosphatase 1 regulatory subunit 3C produces the protein MSAASVLPSFSPSAMPGPVMPMDVAMRFYISHSPPLRGFLSPYDDLQKAKNRANQSARRHSQQLYKPLRPCLQKAVSDGSCVAWNKSKAGKKRVVFADTKGMALTNIHVFSKFDDEPYQMKQKDEITEELQFDMTDLETATMDLKISSVRSLALDFKQPSADYLDFRNRLIQNSVCLENCSLQERSLTGTIKVRNIGFEKLVQVRITYDSWASYTDVDCTFLNNVYNSQDNDTFAFVVELPSYVPPQNRVEFCICFKVQGQAFWDNNDGKNYTLKHNGWSGDNVSRASEPKRLSEHKTGDGKVLDLGFDQFGSPRMSSGLFPGWQSWGHFDNTVPYW, from the exons ATGAGTGCTGCAAG tgtgctCCCGTCTTTCAGTCCATCAGCAATGCCTGGCCCTGTAATGCCTATGGATGTGGCCATGAGATTCTACATTAGCCACTCTCCTCCTCTGCGAGGCTTCCTCAGCCCCTACGATGACCTGCAGAAGGCCAAGAACAGGGCCAACCAGTCCGCCCGCAGGCACAGCCAGCAGCTCTACAAGCCCCTGCGACCGTGCCTGCAGAAGGCAGTTAGTGATGGTAGCTGCGTGGCCTGGAACAAAAGCAAGGCCGGCAAAAAGAGGGTGGTGTTTGCCGACACCAAAGGCATGGCGCTCACCAACATCCACGTCTTCTCCAAGTTCGATGATGAACCGTACCAGATGAAGCAGAAGGATGAGATCACAGAGGAGCTGCAGTTCGACATGACAGACCTGGAAACAGCCACCATGGATTTAAAGATCAGCTCTGTTCGCAGCCTGGCACTTGACTTTAAACAGCCCTCGGCCGACTATCTGGACTTTCGGAACCGCCTGATTCAGAACTCCGTGTGCTTGGAGAACTGCTCCCTGCAGGAACGCTCTCTGACGGGGACCATCAAAGTCAGAAACATTGGGTTTGAGAAGTTGGTGCAAGTGCGCATCACCTACGACTCATGGGCCAGCTACACCGACGTGGACTGCACCTTCCTAAACAACGTCTACAACAGCCAGGACAATGACACCTTTGCGTTTGTCGTGGAGCTGCCATCCTACGTCCCGCCACAAAACCGAGTCGAGTTCTGCATCTGCTTCAAGGTCCAAGGCCAGGCTTTCTGGGACAATAACGATGGCAAGAATTACACCCTCAAACACAATGGCTGGAGCGGCGACAACGTGAGCAGAGCTTCTGAGCCAAAAAGGCTTTCAGAGCACAAAACTGGGGACGGGAAGGTACTTGACCTGGGGTTTGATCAGTTCGGCAGCCCACGCATGTCCAGCGGACTTTTTCCTGGTTGGCAGAGTTGGGGTCACTTTGATAACACCGTGCCTTACTGGTGA